GAAAAACCACGAGATTGTAAGTACTAGATTTATCATTTGTTTgcaattatatttaatattaacaGTGTCTTGTTTTTACAAAGcagttgaaataaaaaaaaaaaaaaaaaaaggaatagcaAGAACACCCCCCATCTGCTGTCTAGCATGTCTAGCATCAGTTATCCTCACTGGTTTGTTTACCATTTATGAGGAAAACATCATTCAAGCTGACTTGTCACAGAGACTCTTCTGCAATAACTGGCCTTCAGTGCAAATCCGTGGCACTTGTCAGATCACCTGTGTTTTTCCTGAAAGTCCCTCTGCCTAAATTCAAAGTGTCTGCCAATGATAATATCCTTCATCTCTAAAGGACCTTCCAGACAAACACAGTAGATCTGGTAACATATGTTAATATCCTCATTTTACAGAGGTAAACGGAGTGTAGATAATTAAATTTGCCTGAGGCCAGTGTTTTGAAGAGCCAGAGAGCCCAGATCTACCAATTCCAGGTGATTCACCTTGGCTGGAGACTAAGCTCCCTCTCTACAGAAGAGTGAAAAATAACTGATTATGCTGGAATTGTTTCTCTGTCCTCTGTAAGAGGACCAGGTATTTTTCTTGTGTAGGACCATCCAATGCAGTTTGGAAAAGGTTGTTTAAAGTGACCACCAGCACTAAACCAGCCCCAAAGGAGTTCCTGTGACAGGCAACCTCTAGGCAGTTAGACAGTGGGTAAGATCAAGCCTGCTAGTGCTATGGGGCACTAGGGAGGTTAACCTCATCCACCTGCTGACGGGCCTCTCCGGCCTGGTCTCCAGGAACACGTTCCACCTCCTTCTCCAGACAGTGGGTTGTAGCCTGGGAATACAGAAGAGAAATCCATCGTGTTAACAGTCATCCTCCACAGCCCTTCACCAGCACACAAGGAACACCAAAAATAAATCTCACCATTATTTACGCCTCGTTCATAATTACTGCATAGGCAGCATTTTatggaaaatgaaagcagagaaaacatccAGACTTGAGAGGGCTTATTTTTGTAGTGCTAACAGTAAAAGCCATTGCAAAACACTTGTGTTTTAATTTGATCAATTTGgattaaattaaattgaaattaattaCCATTTGATTTCTCTAAGTCTGTACTAAAGCTGtagtgctgctctgcaggatAAACAGAGAAGCAACAGCAGCTTTTACAGTAAACTGTGGGAGTGTAACTGTTTTCTAAGAGCCCTAATGGTCAGGGACTTAAATAAGACCTGCATGGAATACTCTGAAGGTCAAAAGGTAAATCCACTCATTAGTAGTGCAAGGTATTTTTTTAGAGAATTTGAAAAGGCAAGCATAGGCAGTAAGGCAAATACACTTTAGTTGAACATCCCAATGCTGCAACCATGGGTAACCTCATTTCAGGACACACTCAGAAAGACACAACCTGGCAAATGTCCTCAGTTTGTTCTGCACAAAGCAAAGAACTCACATTGTAGTAGCACTGTTAACCAGGCAGGTTTCCATGTTCCACTGAAACTCCCAGCATCACCTTCATCTTCGAAATTTGTTTTCTCAGAGTAGCCAAGTTTCACTTTCTAGCTTAATTCAGCAGCTGAACAGTGCAGATGGTTCTTTCACCTCATGAGAAGATCCAAGACCTTTAACTCTATAATTGGTTACTTAAGCAAAGATTTTGCTTAGGATTAAACTAGGACAGATAGAAGCTGGAAAAGTGCCTCAGCCCAGCTGCCCTGATCCTGGTTCTCAGCACAGCTATTACCCACACATTGCTCACCCCCAGGGAGGTAAATATCCCATGTGAGAGCTATCAAAGGTATCTGACAGGATCAGACATCACACTTCTTGATTCCTTCAAATGTcaggaaaaatattcaaagcAGAAATTTCATCACTCCAGTATTATTGAGGTTTAATATGTTTCACCAAGAATCTGCAGCTTTTATACATTTAATTAAGTGACAGTGCTAAGTGGGTTTTCCTTTTCAGCCTGCTATGACTAAGGCTGTCTACATGATCCACTCCACTATGGAaaactgtaattaaaatatACCCAAAGCAGAATTTGCAGGTAAGGCACAGGCTGTTGGGCTGAGAGGAGAGACAGGAGACTGCCTGCATGGCCAGTGTATGGCAAAGAGCCCAACAAGGGCAATGTGAGGCCACAGAAAGCACTTCATCCATCAAGGTGATTTCAGCAGGTGACAGTGAGTTTAATGGTGAGACCTTCTGGTGCTTTGTGACAATTGATAAGATAAACTCTGTAGGATTTATACATTCAATAGGTCATTACTGTGGTATCTGATAAATAAGGTCAGATTTTGCATAATTAAGTCTTTCATCTTCCTGAATCTACATAACACATCTACAAATTTACTTCCAGCATTTTGCTCATGCTATGGGTGCTTGAAAGACAGAGCAGGTATTAAATTATTGGGTTTTTACAATAATGGGGGAGGCATCCCAGAAATATTGTAAAAATCTGCAATTTTGAGTGACAAAAATCTCAGTAAATTATgacaaaagcattaaaaaaaatctggagcACTGTTTTCCCGGGgaaaagcaccacaaaaactTCCTGACAGGTTTTTGCACAAAGTGCAGAGCAGACCAACTGACCAGAGATACAGAGCTCATTTGTAAGGCACATTTTGTTTCCTCACTGAAGAAGGCAAAAAGTCTGTGCAATGACTACGGACACAGCTGCATAAATGCTCTGTTTCAAGCTCAGGGTGTCTCAAGGATCCCACACTTACCACCTCCTCGCAaaggctttttgtttggtttagatTTCGGGACTGCTGAGGTGGAGGCACCAGACTCTGCTTCTTGCTGTTCAGAGAAGCAGAAAGTTACTGATTGTGAATTTCAGTTAATTTAAACACATAAATACAAGTGTGACCTGATTAACAGGGTTGTTACCTGATTCAGTTTTAGGTTTCCTTTGTAGCTCTTCCCCTCTTGCATGCTTTCCCACATCGCTATCTTCTGCCTCCGCTTCTCTTCTTCAAGCTACAGAAAAACATCCAGGACATACAAGATTTCAGAACAGAATCCTCAGAAACATCTACAACAGACTCATCAAACCCCAAGGGATCCACCTTTATGTGATGCAGTAACTCTGAGCTTATGGAAGCATTTACTTTTATACACACCCACATCTTCCCCTCCTCAGTATGTGTCTGGATGTTCCCCTCCTCAGACTGTGTCTGCAGCTTCTTTTGGCCACTTGatgctttaaaacattttgaaagtaAAACAGAACCAAGTGGCAAGCTTAAATCCTGAGCCTATAAAAAGTACCAAGTAAAGAATATTGCCTATGACAGGAATTCAATGCTCAACGTGGGGTTCCTCAGAAGAGAGTCAGCTACATATTTACATCCCAATATTCATTGCCAACAACTCTCCCAGCTCTCTTCTAGAGAAACTTAtccacaaaaccaaataaattaaTGGttaagaatcacagaatggtttggattggaagggacttaaagctcatcttgttccacacaaggacaccttccactagaccaggttgctccaaaccccatccaacctggccttggacacttccagggatccaggggcagccacagcttctctgggcaacctgtgccagggcctcaccaccctcacagggagaaatttcttcctaacatctaatctaaacagAAGAGGTGGGATTAACTTGCTGATCACACCCACTCCTCTGCCCTGCCCCACACAGCAATCTGCTATTCCTTGTTACCTCAAGCTGTAATTCAAACCCTTAAATTGCAGCAATGCTGAGGTACAGACACCCACATTTACCATTAAGAACAAACAACACACGTATGCAGTGGTACAATTAATCTAAATGCCAGTAAATCCCCTGCAGCCATTCACTGCACACACAACTAAGTCCCTGCAGGTACAGGTTTACCTGGGGAAAAATCAACATCAGGCCCACAGTGACCCTGGCACACAATCACTTGTGGAGAAGCAAGTTCACAGAGATAAATTACATcaacattccagagaaaacgAGTCTCCTGTTTGTCTGTATCTAACATGgaataataatttctttaacaGCAGCGAAGTACCTGATGACAAATTTATGGGTTAAAGAAAGAAGCACTCTCTGGTtacctgtttttgtttttccttgtaTCTTTCTGCTTGTGCATTCAACTCCTCCTGCATCCTGAGGCGAGCTGCTGCCAAAGCTTCCTGCCTTCTTACCACCACATCAGGCTCTAGGAAATTGGGAGTTTGCAAAGTAAATTCTAGATGATCTCCTTAAAGAATTATAACAAGGAAAGGCTCACATCTCTCCCTGCAGCTGTTCTGCAGAAAATCACAGCTTAAGTCCAGTTTCCAGCTAATCTTTTACAGTAAATTATATGCTGATTTAAATTTCATCATGCTTTCACATTTTAAAGCAGGATTTTAATTAATAAGGACAACGATGTAACTAACCCATAAAAAATTAACCTCACACTTCTGGGGTACTTGCTTCTATTTCTGAAGCATTTGTTTGATACAGATAAATTCAGAAATATCACCCAGGCTTGACAGGGATCCCATTTTTACCCAGAGAACTTCTTTTACGCAGAAGGATGAGGCAAACCAGCCCACATTCACTCCTACTCCTTCTCACAAAAGGTCCTGCTTGTGTCAGTGCTGCAGTGGATTTAACACACCCCACCAGCACAGAAATCACTTACTAACATGACACATCTCTCCAGAGACACCTGGAGGTCTCGGAAAATCTACACTGAGTCACCACTTCTCTTCATGACTGGCCTTTAAGAGAAATCAAAATTGAAATTACACCCCAAAAAAGGCAAATActgctctccttttttccccagcagctAAAGTATCTCCCCATTTGTTGGCCTCCTTATATGTTTGCACCATCCAGCGATGACTATGTGAAACAAATGTCAGCACTTTCAGTAATTTCACTTTACAGGCAGTTTTGGCAGTTAAACCACGACTTAATTAGCACCACAAAAGAACAGCAGTGGGATAAGGGCACGCAAGGGAGGTTTTCTGGGGCCCCACATTCAAGGTTCCAAAGGGATGAGTGCCAAGCACTCGTGGACTTGGCAGatccacaggcacagcctgtgctTTACAGCAGGCTCCTGACTGTGTAAGCCTTGCAACCTGTGCCACACTCACTGAGATAACACAGACAGGAGGCTGCTACACCCCAAATGTACACAGCGCTGCCAGAGCAGGAACTGGGAAGGActaatttgaagaaaaataatgaatactaataaaaaataaatgttaatatTTTCCCCTGGGTTTAGATTTGGACGTTTCGGTTTTGTTTGATAAGTTTGAAAATTATCTGGTAAGTGACCACAACAGCTTTTAGCCACcattccctcagctcctgcaccACCAAGGGGCAGCTGTTCCCCCGCCCTGCAGCGCCCTGCTCCTTCACTCCCAGACACGTCTCTTCGGGACACAGCCCTTCCTTCAGAACCTTCTAAAAACACTTCTCCTGGTCCAGCTTTTCCCACCGATCTCTTCCCTCACAGTGGGCTGACGCTGTTATCCCGAGCATCGCTCCCCATGGACATCCCTCAGGACCGAACCTCTTCTGGGCTGTTACTGACTCCAGACCCGCGTGTGGGTCCGAGCAGGGTCAGACACCCCGCCCGGACCGCGCAGCGCCGGCAGGACCCGGAGGAGCACAAACACCGCCCCGGGGAGGGCGCGGGGCcttattttactgtatttactCACCCTCCGCCGCCTCAGCCGCTCCGGGGCCGCTCGACCGCGCCGCCAGGCTCCGGGACACCTTCTGCACGAGCAGATAGACGGCGACGGCGGCCAGGAGGATGTACCAGCCATAGCTGGACAGCAGCGACGCCACTGCGAGGGGACAGGCGGGGAGTGAGCGCGGCCCGCGCGGGAAccggcccgcccggccccgccctcGGCCCCGCCGCACCCCGCCCGCACCCCCGGCCCCTGCTCGCCTCACCCGTGTGCTGCAGCACCTCCAGGCCCCCCCGGCCCAACGACGGCCCTGGGCCcggcccgggccccgccgcggccccgtCGCCCCCGAGCTCCAGCACTGGCTCCAGCACTGCCGCCATCGTCGCCGCCTCACGTCCGGCCCCGCCCCTGAgccgggccccgccccccgcgccaATCACCGCCCCGTCCACCGCCGCCTGAGCCAATCACCGCCCCGTCCGTCACGGCCTCACGTCCAGGAGCTGCCCGCTGCACCAATCATCGGCCCGTCCGCCGCCGGCTGAACCAATCACCGCCCCGTCTGTCACCGCCTGCGCCAACCACCTCCCCATGCACCGCCCCAGCGCCAATCACCGCCCTGTCCGTCACTGCCTCACGTCCGggcgccgccccgctccgccaaTCACCGCCTCGTCCGCAGCCAACTCCAGGAAGCGACGCGCCACCGCGGCAGCGCGCTAAGGTAACATGATGGCTGCATCGGCCAatgagagcagaggggcagcgCACGGCGGCCAATGAGGACGCGCAGAgggtcccgcccgccccgctcccgccccgggAAGGGTTCGCGACACCACGGGGAAAAAAAGGGACCGTTGGTTTATTGGACACCGAAATGTGCAGGGACGGGGACGATGGGCCCCGAGTGGGGCAGGAAAGGGCTCCGGGGCAGCACCAGAGCCGGCTACGACCCGTTGGGCACCGTGTCCTCTTCCATTTCTTCCTCGCCATCCTCCGAGGGGCCTGAAAGGATATGACAGTTTCAGGGCAGCTGCCACAGGCGTTGATGTTCTTTTCCCACCCCTCTGCGCAGGAGGAGTAATAATGGGAGTTTCTTAAAAACATTAGGAAGGAAAATCCAAGCAGCACTGACACACAGCAAACAGGTGACGTGTggaccctgccatgggctgtgtGTGCTTGGAGAGCTCCAGGAACTCACTACTGCACCCACACCCCAGGCACCAACACTCAGCATGAGTCCAGATGGACTTTGTAattaatctcatttttaaaaatattttttaagtatttaaaaaataattttggagcTATCCAATACAGCAAAGCACCTTGTTTGGCACCTGCTCTGGAGGGAGGACAGTAACAGCTCTGAGCTGCACTCGAGGCCAGGCAGATCCTACACCAATTAAGAGTAAAGGATGTGCTTCACAGTCCTTCTGATGATAGTTACACTCATCTAAAACGAGCTTTTCAACTCCCAAAGTGTCCTTTTCTAGTAATTCCCTACTGAGATTGCATAAAGCATCAGAAAGATGGATTCTGTTTGGGAAACAAGAGTAACAGAAGTGAAGTGACCTGATTTTCGCTCTCTGCCAGGGAtctgcccagcctgcagcaaaCCTTTCAGTCGCTCCACCTCAGCCAGagtcgtggcatttgctatggCAGCCTGAAAACAGACACAGAACACAGTGAATCTTCACACTCAGCACCTCACTCTGCTCAGAATTAACATAAGAAATGGGTTTTTCTTCCAAGCTCCTATGAAAGGTCTACTAAATCCTAGTTCTAGAAAATTCTAAGTACAATTTTGCTTCTCTCCTTATTAAACAAACTGCTCTCCCCTGGGAGAACTCTAAGCTCAGACTAACTTTCATTTTAAGTTCTCAAAAAACAGGTaagtcagaagaaaaattacagaaaaagcACCTAACCAAAAGTCAGGACACACTGATCTATCTGTCTGAACAAAGGAAACATTTGTTCAGTTTGGATCCACGACAGTTTTTCTCCTCCACTTTTCTCCTGACACATTTACCTTAATTGCCTCCACGTCCCCTGGGGAGGGCCcagctttctttttgtcagttGGCAGACCAGCCCCTGGATTGAagcttcaaaggaaaaataaagaccaCTTAGACTTTTTGAAGAACAGGTGCTTCTCTAACTTGAAATGTTTCCAAACTGGGTTTGGAAGCATTTCATTCAATCAGGTGTAGTATCTTATCTTTGTTAACAAACTGATACAGTGAAGAATTGCCTCCTTCAGAAACACCAGCACCTTGTCCTGCTGTCCCATTCCCCTCCCACACCTTTTCACCTGCTCAAAAAGAGAGGCAGAACTTAGCTATTAATTAGGCAGTTGACAAAAGCTCTTCGATTTGGATGTTGTTGAACACTCAGGAGGGTCTGTTGCCATTACAAAAGCAGGGTGGATAAACAAAGAGTAACTGAAACTGGGTTTCCTGTTCTCCTGTGTCTAATGAGATACTGCAACAGAATATATTAAAGCCTATGCTAGACTGGGTGTCATCTTAACACTCCAAAGGAAAAGGTTATTTGCTActgctttaaggaaaaaaagagaaaaatctgtacTATGTCAAAATAGAAAGAGCTGGAAAGAAATTCCTGAACTGCTGAGCCAGCACCAGAGTGCTGCAACCTCTCTTGCAGCTACAGAAAGGTTTTCCTCATGTTTATTGAGCTACTTAGTTCAATCAGCTGCTCGTTCTAAAACCATCACAGATATGAATTCCTTTCCACTCACAAACTACAGCTGGAGTCCATCTATTATAGCTTTAAATGCTACATAAGTTcaagacatttttttatttaactatGAATTTGGAAATGCTGTTGACATACATGATCTGAATTCTTATTTCCAAATAGGCTGATCAAAGATTAAACAAAACGCACGATGTACAACTTAAGATTTAAACTAAATAAACATATACTTGTAATAGCTTAACTAAAGATTTTCATCTGCATTTATCCTCATAACTCCAGCAGATTTTAGAGTTTATATTCccaggcaaaataaaaaattttagtTACTAATcatctagggaaaaaaaaaaacaaaacataaaatagaCAATGGCCACCTCCCTACAgttaaataacaaaaagaaaaaataaaatgtatgttttCTGCTTGTTGACTTCAGTGAATCCACCCTGACCAAAGATCTCTTTCAAAGATTTTCCTGAGATGTATTCACCACCATCCAAAACTCGGGGTGCTTGGACAAGGAACTTCTGGCTCCCAGAGCTTTTAAGGCATCCTGCCAAGCAGCTGATATTCCAGTTTTCTGCCTGACACTGCACACGAAGGCAGTGGTGTTTCTGAAGGAGGATGCCAGTGTAAATTTGTGTATTTTATCTTACGTTTTTGCTCTCCTGGCAATATCCTTTGCAAGCTGTGCACCCCGTTTGCCCTTGAACATTTTCTCTGCCTCCTGTCGCTCCTACAGCGAtaccacacacacagagttaatTTGAGAACATCACAGTTTGCAAAGCTCCTGCCTTTGCCAAGAAAAGACACTTTGGCTCATCTTCATCATTGAAACTGGTACGTGGGGACCAGATGTGAGAACAAGCAGATAAACATTGCCCAAAATGCTCAAAGATGTATCAACCTCGTGCTCTTAAAATTAAACTCTTTCCCACACTCAACTTCACCGAGAgctgagggctctgctgtgATTGCTCATTTCTTTCTCTAGAGGTCTGTCTTCTACCAATaccagagggaaagaaaagaataacaCTGAACAAAGGcactaaaaattaattacacATAATTAAACAGACTATATTCTTAACAGAATGAAActatgaaagaaaacaaggagcGTGTTTTAGAGCCACTTAAAGAGTTTCAATAAAATTTACAGCTATGCCAAAAAGCTTTCTGTTAGTGAGGAATTTTCaagaatgcaaagaaaaaaaaaaagtgctaaatCAAAAGAAAGCAGACTTACTTTGAGTTTCACTTTTTGAAAATCCAGCACTCTGACCTGGGGAACTTTATGGATTAGGTACAATCTGTAATGCTTCTTATTTGTTACAGGATTCCTTAAAACGCTATAAAGTAAATAAGGGTTATAAAGAAGTCcttgatatattttaaattacatttgtactgaaatacattaatttaCTTGAAATGCATTCATGTAGCTTTTGCTGTAACAGACAACAAATAACACCACTAAAAAAGCCTAGTGACAGTTCTTCCATATAATGGAAACGATAGTATAAACTTGCACTTCATCAATAAGTAGACTTTACTGAAGAAGGACATAAAGAACAACCtcaaaataagaataaaaaccccaaataaataACTGAATCACCACATTTCCCACCTGGACACTTATGAACTGAAAAATCACAGGACAAACTACTTTTCTTCTTGTCCCTCACATCAAATGTAAGGTTACAGAAAAGTCCTTGCTTacacatattttaaagtattttggaACAATCAAAAGTTTAAACCCTTTGGTTTAAGGTTTTTAAAGGTCAAGTTTACCTCAGCCCTTGCTGGTTTATAGAGATGTTACATCTCACTGGTCCAGCAGCCTCTCAGTGACATAAAGCCTCAGACATTAAATACCAGATGTTTATGAAGTGCAGTGGAAACATTGTTTATTAACTCAATTTTTAGACATAAAGGATCTATCACAGCTCATAAAAAGCAGAACATTCCAGACCAAAACAAAGAGCCAGGCCAGCAGCAGAGTTCAAACACCAGAGgaagagcagcttttctttttaggaTTACATACCTCAGGTAAGTCAGTGATTTAATAGTTGCTAATGGATCCAGTTCACCCTGGGTAACGAGAGCACAGCAAGAAACTCTTCAGTCCATTTAGTGAAAAAGCAgatatttgaaaacaaagttcCTGAACTCTTATCTATTTTAGAGATTAATTAGAAGTATTGCAAGAATTTAAACAGGAAACTTACTAAGCTTTGTGCAAGCTGCAAATCATGTTCCTTAAAGTATGTTCACCATTACTACCAAACCCACATGATATTACTCTAAAGAAAAAGAACCAACTACTACCTAAAGCACATGGCACTACTCTCAGCAAAATGGTTAATTAGAAAGATAAAAGTCACAAATTTAAGGTTGTTTAGCTTTATCCTGCACCACAGCTTACCAGTTCAGCAATGTTGTTGTTGGTGAGAATGAGCTCTGTGAGGCTGggcagagcctgctccaggtTCTCCCCAATCCGActaaagaacaacaaaaaacaaaggtTTAATTTAGGCCAGGGATTAGCAGTGGTGAAAATACACACAGAAACATGACAACACAGAGGACTGCCCTGTGAAACAACCCAGTCTGGCACTGGCAGAAGTTTGGGTGAGCACCCACTACAACACTTTTCCTAACAAAGCTGGCAATAAATACCAGAGCACTGGTGCAATACTGGATTTAAATTCGTCCACTTGCAGGTAtccctgttttcttctctttttgggGATGATTAAAGAAATCTAAAGTTCTGGCCAAATTTCAAACTCTGCACCTCGTTGTCCTGGATGAAAAACAAAGACTGACTTTTGCactggaagaggaaggaaaatcaAAGAGGGCTTATACAGCACCTctattttatttccataaaaCAAACACTTCTGCACCTACCCAGCACTGACAGTCACATACACTTCTCTCCCAAGAGCATCTTCATCTGCCCCAGGGTCCCACCTGGCCCAAACACAGCCCCTTACCAAATCCTGTTGTTGTTCATGAGCAGAGTTTTCAGCCTCCTCAGCAGGGGGAACCCATCCAGCTTTCGGATCTCGTTGTCAGAGAAATCAATGGCATCAAACTGGTCCAAAGTGGCTCCTAAGTTCTCAATCACTGGGATTTTATAGCCTGGGGAGAGAGGCCAAGGCAGGGATCAGGTGgtgcccacagcagagcagaataGAGCAAAGCAGAGCGTGTGGGGGGCACGTCTGGATGGACCGAGGATGCTGATAAGTCTCAGTCAAAACACCTCGGGATTGACTCCTCCACACCACTCACAGACCAAACTTTCCCTCTCAAACAACAGCCCCCGTAGCTTTTTCAATCcccctccctcagcagacaCCCCAAGCCCGTCCCTGTATGTGACCCCTCACCTTTGCAGCACATCCCCCGTGCTGGGGGCAAATCCCACCCCCTCCACCGCACCCTCCTCCCACATTTCCCCCAATTTCCCCTCCCTGGGGGATGGAACGAGATAATTAAattccctcccaacccaaacgACTCTATAATTCCGAATTCCCCCCTCACCTCTCCCCACGTTTCCCCGACACAGGAGCCTCTTTAACCCCCCCAGTCCCCAACCTCTCTCACTGCAGCCCCTCCAACAACCTCCCCAACCTGCTGCGGCGCCTCCTCCCAGGAAAGCCCCAGATCCCATTACAGGATCCACCACAGACCGTCCCAGGCcttccccagggacccccccagccctcagccccccGCCCCCGCAGGCCCCTTCCCGGCACAGCCCCCGCCGGGGCCCGCGCACCGCGCAGGTCGAGCTCCCTGTCGCGGACGG
The DNA window shown above is from Pseudopipra pipra isolate bDixPip1 chromosome 12, bDixPip1.hap1, whole genome shotgun sequence and carries:
- the SNRPA1 gene encoding U2 small nuclear ribonucleoprotein A', encoding MVKLTAELIEQAAQYTNAVRDRELDLRGYKIPVIENLGATLDQFDAIDFSDNEIRKLDGFPLLRRLKTLLMNNNRICRIGENLEQALPSLTELILTNNNIAELGELDPLATIKSLTYLSVLRNPVTNKKHYRLYLIHKVPQVRVLDFQKVKLKERQEAEKMFKGKRGAQLAKDIARRAKTFNPGAGLPTDKKKAGPSPGDVEAIKAAIANATTLAEVERLKGLLQAGQIPGRERKSGPSEDGEEEMEEDTVPNGS
- the SELENOS gene encoding selenoprotein S, which gives rise to MAAVLEPVLELGGDGAAAGPGPGPGPSLGRGGLEVLQHTVASLLSSYGWYILLAAVAVYLLVQKVSRSLAARSSGPGAAEAAEEPDVVVRRQEALAAARLRMQEELNAQAERYKEKQKQLEEEKRRQKIAMWESMQEGKSYKGNLKLNQQEAESGASTSAVPKSKPNKKPLRGGGYNPLSGEGGGTCSWRPGRRGPSAGG